A single Ignavibacteriales bacterium DNA region contains:
- a CDS encoding T9SS type A sorting domain-containing protein encodes MKKLIPLLAFLITLSIIPLLNEREILPPVSIGDLNNPNSRAEYDYLVMRDPVRDEIPSGIRKRETSLSRRLETYESFHLAKGVQVFSLNWAERGPDNIGGRSRVFAADIENTGVLIAGGVAGGIWKSTDDGASWRLKLRPEQSHSTSCIAQDTRDGKTNIWYVGTGEFRGSTTNNTRWGSFYHGDGIYKSTNNGETWEILPSTSSGTPHIPDAFDFIWNVAVNPANTLQDEVFAATWRGIYRSVNGGETWSVAKASDPGTVNTPTVTTDVIVTPSGVIYAHTRESGVLKLWRSEDGVNWSSIAPANFPSASGRVVMAYAPSDENIIYVFVQGPDNTPVVAGHQLWKYTHAAGGGTWENRAQNLPSDLSTQTGYDMTIHIKPDNPNFILIGGTNLYRSTDGFTSTANTDVIGGYPYYPEGNHHPDIQGGMFKPTNTNIYYSATDGGLHRADNISMPGSMVWTSLNNGYNVTQVYSVAISPDSGDNMIVAGAQDNGSLATDSSGLWYLIYGGDGTVLELPPLADNRMYTQYQNGPFHRQTRQQTEVTTLTPSGSTRALFVNPIALDPSNSDILYYGAGKTSSPVIYSGIWRNSNITQGTTTSGWTAISVSDVGNVSGWTRRVSAIGVSKENTPHTVYIGSTDGIIKRIDNAHSAAPGAFLVTPPDLNGGTAQGGFVRCIAVDPKNSMRALAAFGNYNFKSLWLTTDGGLSWTDVEGNISGEDGPSVRWATFVYSGSELHVFIGTSIGLLMTTQLQGSATQWVHAAYNEIGNVPIAYLDYRESDRTLAVGTHGRGVFTVTYPLLPSDVRSENGTVSDFTLSQNYPNPFNGTTRIRFTIPPRQGSERVKTTLKVFDITGKEVALLINDERSAGDYSVNFSTDDIKGRGSLNSGVYLYQLTAGNMKLSKKMILLK; translated from the coding sequence ATGAAAAAACTCATTCCTTTACTGGCCTTTCTCATCACTCTCAGCATTATTCCGCTGCTTAATGAGAGGGAAATCCTTCCTCCTGTCAGCATCGGAGACCTGAATAATCCAAACTCACGTGCTGAATATGACTACCTTGTCATGCGCGATCCTGTGCGGGATGAGATTCCCTCCGGCATCCGCAAAAGAGAAACCAGCCTCAGCCGCCGGCTTGAGACCTATGAGTCATTCCATCTGGCTAAGGGAGTACAGGTTTTTTCTTTGAACTGGGCAGAACGCGGTCCTGATAACATCGGAGGAAGAAGCCGTGTCTTTGCCGCTGATATTGAAAATACCGGTGTACTTATCGCCGGAGGGGTTGCCGGAGGCATCTGGAAATCAACCGATGACGGCGCAAGCTGGCGCCTTAAACTCCGCCCCGAACAGTCCCACTCAACAAGCTGCATTGCCCAGGATACCCGTGACGGAAAAACCAATATCTGGTATGTAGGCACCGGTGAGTTCCGGGGCTCAACCACAAACAACACCCGGTGGGGCTCCTTTTATCACGGTGACGGTATATATAAATCAACCAATAACGGTGAGACGTGGGAAATTCTCCCCTCAACCTCGAGCGGCACCCCGCATATCCCCGATGCATTTGATTTTATCTGGAATGTGGCTGTTAATCCCGCCAATACCCTTCAGGATGAGGTTTTTGCCGCAACCTGGCGCGGTATATACCGCTCTGTTAACGGCGGTGAAACCTGGAGTGTTGCAAAAGCCTCCGACCCCGGAACGGTAAACACTCCAACGGTCACTACCGATGTTATTGTTACCCCGTCAGGTGTGATTTACGCGCACACCCGCGAAAGCGGCGTTCTGAAACTCTGGCGCTCCGAAGATGGTGTGAACTGGTCATCAATCGCACCGGCAAATTTCCCTTCCGCCAGCGGCAGAGTGGTCATGGCTTATGCTCCCTCTGATGAAAATATTATATATGTCTTTGTGCAGGGGCCTGATAATACCCCCGTCGTGGCTGGTCATCAGCTCTGGAAATATACACACGCTGCAGGAGGCGGAACATGGGAAAACCGCGCGCAAAACCTGCCTTCAGACCTTTCCACTCAGACTGGCTATGATATGACCATTCATATCAAGCCCGATAATCCGAACTTCATTCTGATCGGCGGCACAAATCTTTACCGCTCCACTGACGGATTTACTTCAACCGCGAACACTGATGTTATAGGAGGTTATCCTTATTATCCGGAAGGAAATCATCACCCCGATATACAGGGAGGAATGTTTAAACCAACAAACACTAATATATATTACTCCGCTACCGACGGCGGACTTCACCGCGCGGATAACATTTCCATGCCCGGCTCCATGGTGTGGACTTCACTTAATAACGGTTACAACGTAACGCAGGTCTATTCCGTGGCAATCTCTCCTGACAGCGGCGATAATATGATTGTAGCCGGAGCTCAGGATAACGGTTCGCTGGCTACAGACTCTTCCGGCCTCTGGTATCTTATATATGGCGGAGACGGTACTGTACTTGAACTACCGCCGCTGGCTGATAACCGCATGTATACTCAGTATCAGAACGGTCCATTTCACCGGCAGACCCGCCAGCAGACTGAAGTCACTACACTGACTCCGAGCGGAAGCACCCGGGCGCTTTTTGTAAACCCAATTGCGCTTGATCCATCCAACTCAGATATCCTATACTACGGAGCCGGCAAAACCAGTTCTCCGGTTATTTACAGCGGTATATGGAGGAATTCCAATATCACACAGGGTACAACTACCAGCGGGTGGACGGCTATTAGTGTAAGTGATGTCGGAAACGTAAGCGGCTGGACCCGCCGCGTGAGTGCCATCGGTGTTTCGAAAGAGAACACCCCCCATACCGTATATATCGGTTCAACTGACGGCATCATCAAACGCATTGATAACGCTCACTCTGCCGCTCCCGGGGCCTTCCTGGTTACTCCTCCTGATCTGAACGGAGGAACTGCTCAGGGTGGATTTGTCCGCTGCATCGCAGTTGACCCGAAAAACTCCATGCGCGCGCTTGCTGCATTCGGTAATTATAATTTCAAGAGTCTCTGGCTCACCACCGACGGCGGGCTCAGCTGGACTGATGTCGAGGGTAATATATCCGGCGAGGATGGTCCTTCTGTCCGCTGGGCAACGTTTGTTTACAGCGGAAGCGAACTGCACGTCTTTATCGGCACAAGCATCGGACTTCTCATGACAACCCAGCTTCAGGGCTCAGCCACTCAGTGGGTTCATGCTGCATATAACGAAATCGGAAATGTGCCTATTGCATATCTGGATTACCGGGAGTCTGACAGAACCCTTGCTGTCGGAACTCACGGACGCGGAGTCTTTACCGTTACTTATCCTCTGCTGCCTTCGGATGTACGATCTGAAAACGGCACCGTTTCTGATTTTACACTCAGCCAGAATTATCCGAACCCCTTTAACGGGACAACAAGGATTCGGTTTACCATCCCTCCCCGGCAAGGGAGTGAGCGGGTTAAAACAACCCTGAAAGTATTTGATATTACAGGAAAAGAAGTGGCGCTTTTGATTAATGATGAACGCAGCGCAGGTGATTATTCGGTTAATTTCAGCACTGATGATATAAAAGGACGCGGCTCATTAAACAGCGGTGTCTATCTTTATCAGCTTACCGCTGGCAATATGAAGCTTTCAAAAAAGATGATTTTGCTTAAATAA
- a CDS encoding OmpA family protein, translating to MKRIALLLFISMIVSNTNAQEEKSFWDKIATGAHASYVLPMNDFEEHTFSYFLRAYGRYSLGAYLHGDVGLGFGTNSGKDFDGGEYSSFMIPIDYRLMFAPEFHRSIQPYLFAGIGLMYYNNTKDINSGWRMVLNGKSSDKSGISGIIPLGAGSMFKINDWWSVDVQAAFNQSLTDNLNYYIDGSPKDAYLTLSAGVTYNHKWYDPDDDNDGLFDSEEAAYGTDPNNPDTDGDGLNDNEEINVYKTNPLNGDTDGDKLGDNGEVKQYKTNPLNPDSDGDGLSDGDEVNVYKTDPLKADTDGDGLNDFAEVKTYMSSPLEKDTDGDKLSDYDEVMTHKTSPIKADSDGDKLNDYDEIKTHKTDPLKADTDGDSLSDYDEVMTHKTNPLNRDTDGGSVSDDEEIRRTSDPLDKNDDVVTVGVALVLEGITFATGKADITPESEATLQKALKTFSLFPEISVEIAGHTDNKGSKAANVKLSQRRADAVRDWLISKGVDKNRITAKGYGPNKPIADNATEEGRAKNRRIEFIRTK from the coding sequence TTGAAAAGGATAGCTTTATTGTTATTTATTTCCATGATAGTGAGCAATACAAACGCCCAGGAAGAAAAATCTTTTTGGGATAAAATTGCCACAGGTGCACACGCCAGCTATGTTCTTCCAATGAACGACTTTGAAGAGCATACATTTTCCTACTTCCTCCGTGCTTATGGCAGATATTCCCTCGGTGCATATCTGCACGGTGATGTTGGTCTCGGATTTGGCACCAACTCCGGTAAAGATTTTGACGGAGGTGAATACTCATCATTCATGATTCCGATTGACTACCGCCTGATGTTTGCACCGGAATTTCACCGTTCAATACAGCCCTATCTTTTCGCGGGTATTGGTCTGATGTATTATAACAATACAAAGGATATCAATTCCGGCTGGAGAATGGTGCTTAACGGAAAATCATCCGATAAAAGCGGAATATCCGGTATTATTCCTCTCGGAGCAGGTTCCATGTTTAAGATTAATGACTGGTGGTCAGTTGATGTTCAGGCTGCGTTTAATCAGTCACTTACCGATAACCTCAACTATTATATAGACGGCTCACCAAAAGATGCTTATCTGACCCTGAGCGCCGGCGTTACCTACAATCATAAATGGTATGATCCGGATGATGATAATGACGGTCTTTTTGACAGCGAAGAAGCTGCTTACGGAACCGATCCTAATAATCCTGATACCGACGGTGACGGTCTTAATGACAATGAAGAAATTAATGTATATAAAACCAATCCGCTCAACGGCGATACTGACGGTGACAAACTCGGCGATAACGGCGAAGTTAAACAGTATAAGACTAATCCTTTGAATCCTGATTCAGACGGTGACGGACTGAGTGACGGTGATGAGGTAAATGTATATAAGACTGATCCTCTGAAGGCAGACACCGACGGTGATGGCCTGAATGATTTTGCTGAAGTAAAAACCTATATGAGCAGCCCGCTTGAAAAAGATACTGACGGCGACAAGCTGAGCGATTATGACGAAGTAATGACTCATAAGACCAGCCCGATTAAAGCTGACTCCGACGGTGATAAGCTGAATGATTATGACGAAATTAAAACCCATAAGACCGATCCGCTTAAAGCAGATACCGACGGTGATTCACTCTCTGATTACGATGAAGTGATGACTCACAAGACCAACCCGCTGAACCGTGATACCGACGGCGGCTCTGTTTCTGATGATGAAGAAATCAGAAGAACCTCTGATCCGCTTGATAAGAATGATGATGTGGTAACTGTTGGTGTTGCATTAGTGCTTGAAGGCATTACCTTTGCAACCGGTAAAGCAGACATCACTCCTGAATCAGAAGCAACCCTTCAGAAGGCGCTGAAAACCTTCAGTCTGTTCCCGGAAATTTCTGTTGAAATTGCCGGACACACAGACAACAAAGGAAGCAAAGCAGCAAACGTGAAACTCTCACAGAGAAGAGCAGATGCTGTACGCGACTGGCTGATCAGCAAGGGTGTTGATAAGAACCGCATCACCGCAAAAGGATACGGTCCGAACAAGCCGATTGCCGATAACGCAACTGAAGAAGGACGCGCGAAGAACAGAAGAATAGAGTTCATCCGCACGAAATAA
- a CDS encoding DUF3127 domain-containing protein: MNQIVRLVQVNPAQTGEGKNGPWKKQEVIVETEGQYPRKICVLVWGDKIDINRFKPGDMIDVYFDVESREYNGKWYTDAKAWKIEPAGQSGAIDGEYTASAPSRSFSPPPPPPLPMPEDKDLPF, translated from the coding sequence ATGAATCAGATAGTTAGATTGGTGCAGGTTAATCCGGCGCAGACAGGCGAAGGAAAAAACGGCCCATGGAAGAAACAGGAAGTAATTGTCGAAACTGAAGGACAGTATCCCAGAAAAATCTGTGTGCTGGTCTGGGGTGATAAAATTGACATCAACAGGTTTAAGCCGGGTGATATGATAGATGTATATTTTGATGTTGAAAGCCGTGAGTACAACGGAAAATGGTACACCGATGCCAAAGCATGGAAAATAGAGCCGGCCGGACAGTCAGGCGCTATTGACGGGGAATATACTGCATCTGCTCCGTCACGTTCATTCTCACCGCCCCCGCCTCCGCCGCTCCCGATGCCGGAAGACAAAGACCTGCCATTTTAA
- a CDS encoding aconitate hydratase, translated as MTANLDMIKTVYAGLKAKVETARKVLGRPLTYTEKILYAHLFDPVTKELTRGKDYADLAPDRVAMQDATAQMALLQFMSAGKKTTAVPSTVHCDHLIQAMTGAREDLDRANSENKEVYDFLESVSQKYGIGFWKPGAGIIHQVVLENYAFPGGMMIGTDSHTPNAGGLGMIAIGVGGADAVDVMAGMPWELKWPKLIGVKLTGKLSGWASPKDVILKVAGILTVKGGTGAIVQYFGEGAYSISATGKGTICNMGAEIGATTSVFPYDAKMAAYLKSTGRADVAAIADELCHELNDDPEVVKDPAKYFDQVIEINLSELEPHVNGPFTPDLAWPISKLKEAVKEKGYPDKISVALIGSCTNSSYEDIDRSASLAKQAVAKGLKTQAQFTITPGSEQVRATIERDGQLQALEGIGGVILANACGPCIGMWKRMDVKTGEKNTIVTSFNRNFAKRNDGNPETLAFVASPEITTAFAIAGSLSFNPMTDELVNEKGEKVKLDPPTGAELPSKGFDGGESGYIAPAEDGSKVDVKVSPASDRLQLLAPFAPWEGKDLEDMTVLLKAKGKCTTDHISMAGPWLKYRGHLDNISNNMFIGAINAYSGEAGKVKNFFTGETKSVPEVARDYKARRQNWVVVGDENYGEGSSREHAALEPRFLGGRAIIVKSFARIHETNLKKQGMLPLTFANPADYDKIREDDKVSLKGLTEFAPGKQVTLVVKHSDGTTDEIKLNHTFNERQFDWFKAGSALNLIAKQNA; from the coding sequence ATGACAGCCAATCTTGACATGATTAAAACGGTTTATGCCGGTCTGAAAGCGAAAGTTGAAACAGCCAGAAAAGTGCTCGGCAGACCGCTTACCTATACCGAAAAGATTCTTTACGCTCACCTTTTTGATCCCGTTACCAAAGAACTGACACGCGGAAAAGACTACGCTGATCTGGCACCAGACCGCGTTGCCATGCAGGATGCTACCGCTCAGATGGCTCTGCTGCAGTTTATGTCAGCCGGCAAGAAAACTACCGCGGTTCCCTCCACAGTTCACTGCGATCACCTGATCCAGGCAATGACCGGAGCCCGCGAAGATCTTGACCGTGCAAACTCAGAGAACAAAGAAGTGTATGATTTCCTCGAGAGTGTCAGCCAGAAATATGGCATCGGCTTCTGGAAACCGGGTGCAGGTATCATCCATCAGGTGGTGCTTGAAAACTATGCTTTTCCGGGCGGAATGATGATTGGTACTGACAGCCACACCCCTAATGCCGGCGGCCTGGGTATGATCGCAATCGGCGTAGGCGGAGCGGATGCGGTTGACGTTATGGCAGGAATGCCGTGGGAACTCAAATGGCCCAAACTCATCGGTGTTAAACTGACGGGTAAACTTTCCGGATGGGCATCACCAAAAGATGTAATTCTTAAAGTTGCAGGCATCCTCACCGTAAAAGGAGGGACGGGAGCAATTGTTCAGTATTTCGGAGAAGGTGCTTACAGTATATCCGCCACCGGAAAAGGAACTATCTGCAACATGGGTGCTGAAATCGGAGCTACCACATCAGTATTCCCATATGACGCAAAGATGGCTGCATATCTGAAATCAACCGGAAGAGCAGATGTCGCCGCAATTGCAGATGAACTTTGCCATGAACTTAACGATGATCCGGAAGTGGTTAAAGACCCCGCAAAATATTTTGATCAGGTCATTGAAATTAACTTAAGCGAACTTGAGCCGCATGTTAACGGACCATTCACACCTGATCTCGCATGGCCTATTTCAAAACTGAAAGAAGCAGTAAAAGAAAAAGGATATCCAGATAAAATAAGCGTAGCACTCATCGGAAGCTGCACCAACTCAAGTTATGAAGATATAGACCGCTCGGCAAGTCTTGCCAAGCAGGCAGTAGCTAAAGGGCTGAAGACTCAGGCACAGTTCACCATTACTCCGGGCTCCGAGCAGGTTCGCGCTACTATTGAACGTGACGGACAGCTTCAGGCACTTGAAGGTATTGGCGGTGTGATACTTGCTAACGCATGCGGACCATGTATTGGTATGTGGAAACGCATGGATGTAAAGACTGGTGAAAAGAACACCATCGTAACATCATTCAACAGAAACTTTGCAAAGCGGAATGACGGAAATCCGGAAACACTCGCTTTTGTTGCAAGTCCTGAAATCACTACCGCATTTGCTATTGCAGGATCACTTTCATTCAACCCGATGACTGATGAACTGGTAAACGAAAAAGGAGAGAAAGTAAAACTTGATCCGCCAACCGGCGCGGAACTTCCTTCAAAAGGATTTGACGGCGGCGAGAGCGGATATATAGCACCGGCTGAAGACGGATCTAAAGTAGATGTGAAGGTCAGCCCTGCAAGCGACCGCCTGCAGCTTCTTGCTCCGTTTGCTCCGTGGGAAGGAAAAGACCTTGAAGATATGACTGTGCTGCTTAAAGCTAAAGGCAAGTGCACAACGGATCATATATCCATGGCCGGTCCGTGGCTTAAGTACCGCGGACATCTGGATAATATATCCAACAACATGTTCATCGGCGCAATAAACGCCTACAGCGGTGAAGCAGGAAAAGTAAAGAATTTCTTCACCGGTGAAACAAAGTCAGTTCCTGAAGTTGCGCGTGACTACAAAGCACGCCGTCAGAACTGGGTTGTTGTGGGTGATGAGAACTATGGAGAAGGTTCAAGCCGTGAGCATGCAGCGTTAGAGCCGAGATTCCTTGGCGGAAGAGCTATCATTGTGAAGTCATTCGCGCGTATTCACGAAACCAACCTGAAGAAACAGGGAATGCTGCCTCTGACTTTTGCTAATCCGGCTGATTATGATAAAATCAGAGAGGACGACAAAGTAAGTCTGAAAGGCCTTACTGAATTCGCTCCGGGCAAACAGGTTACGTTAGTTGTGAAGCACAGCGACGGAACAACCGACGAAATAAAACTGAACCACACATTTAACGAACGTCAGTTCGACTGGTTCAAGGCGGGCAGCGCACTCAACCTGATAGCAAAACAGAACGCTTAA
- a CDS encoding U32 family peptidase: MNLPLQKPELLAPAGNMTMLNAVLNAGADAVYLGIEKLNMRATAANFTADMLPEIVSLCHSKGSEVHLTVNSIVMEEEISELDGVMQAAKQSGVDLIICWDTAVIQKCIEHEMPFCISTQASISNSGSAKFYKNLGARRIVLARECTLEEIIKIKESVDVEIETFIHGAMCVAVSGRCFMSHELFGRSANQGDCMQPCRREYEIYDGKKDYSLLLGEDYVMSAKDMNTLPFIEKLIEAGIHAFKIEGRKRSPEYAAKVTSVYRRAIDAYFDGTLTEGMKSSLGEELLTVYNRGYSNGFYFGLPDGGDISKVAGSESEYQKQYLGRVLNYYKSPKIAYIQMEAGELAAGDTVLVIGETTGVVEAAVAEMRVNEQAGASAGKGDLVTFYSEERVREGDKVYILRKKQNT; this comes from the coding sequence ATGAATTTACCATTACAAAAACCTGAACTGCTCGCTCCGGCGGGAAACATGACTATGCTGAATGCTGTGCTTAATGCCGGCGCTGACGCGGTGTATCTTGGCATCGAAAAACTTAACATGAGAGCAACCGCGGCAAATTTTACCGCTGATATGCTGCCGGAGATAGTTTCTCTCTGCCATAGCAAGGGCTCGGAGGTGCATCTTACGGTTAACAGTATTGTCATGGAAGAGGAGATAAGCGAACTTGACGGCGTTATGCAGGCGGCAAAGCAGTCGGGGGTTGATCTGATTATCTGCTGGGATACCGCGGTAATTCAGAAGTGCATAGAACATGAGATGCCGTTTTGTATATCCACGCAGGCAAGTATATCCAATTCGGGTTCAGCAAAGTTTTATAAAAATCTGGGGGCCAGGAGGATCGTCCTTGCACGGGAGTGCACGCTTGAAGAGATCATCAAAATAAAAGAAAGTGTTGATGTAGAAATAGAAACCTTTATTCATGGGGCCATGTGCGTTGCTGTGAGCGGAAGATGTTTCATGAGCCATGAGCTGTTTGGGCGCAGCGCTAACCAGGGGGACTGTATGCAGCCCTGCCGGAGGGAGTATGAGATTTATGACGGCAAAAAGGATTATTCGCTTCTTTTGGGTGAGGATTATGTGATGTCAGCAAAGGATATGAATACACTTCCGTTTATTGAAAAGCTGATAGAGGCGGGCATTCATGCATTTAAGATTGAGGGGAGAAAGCGGAGCCCTGAATATGCGGCAAAAGTAACCTCCGTGTACCGCCGTGCTATTGACGCATATTTTGACGGAACACTTACTGAGGGAATGAAATCATCACTGGGAGAAGAACTCCTTACCGTATATAACAGGGGATACTCAAACGGGTTTTATTTCGGGCTGCCGGACGGCGGTGATATCTCAAAAGTTGCCGGAAGTGAATCGGAATACCAGAAACAGTATCTCGGGAGGGTGCTCAACTACTATAAGTCACCGAAGATTGCATATATACAAATGGAAGCCGGAGAACTTGCCGCGGGCGATACTGTGCTGGTTATTGGTGAGACGACCGGTGTGGTGGAGGCAGCTGTTGCAGAAATGCGGGTGAATGAACAGGCCGGAGCTTCAGCGGGGAAGGGGGATCTCGTAACATTTTATTCAGAGGAGCGGGTCCGTGAGGGAGACAAAGTATATATCTTAAGAAAAAAGCAGAATACGTAA